One window of the Balaenoptera ricei isolate mBalRic1 chromosome X, mBalRic1.hap2, whole genome shotgun sequence genome contains the following:
- the LOC132357907 gene encoding transcription factor SPT20 homolog: MQQALERALDRAEYVIASAQQRPPERKYPSNGEKSLYEKLYDIYVEECEKEPEVTEELRSNVNLLEKLLRRESLPCLVVNLYPGKEGYSLMLKGEHGSSAETIRLPYEEGQLLEYLDAEELPPVLVDFLEKSQVNVFRRGCVIAEIRDYRQSSGREPPHYQSRHILLRPTMQTLACDVEAIASDNQNWTQEDKLLLESQLILATAEPLCLDPSISVVCTENRLLYNKQKLNTLPMKRNFKRHSMASLNRQQELSRPPPPELRALTSCKRIRESKTGGNPGLKTFKAGSCVDTWKQRPCDLAVPSQVDVEKYAKGKKSVGYDDSQPTVWPVHEVQGGLAFGCEAGYQSQATRLTVRQLTDNSLASGKGSGKEATWERQLSPPRPSADGHPCSFLPRPKTDAGRVVSRPEESVQKSTQCPVQMSHSSSGSAGLGQPSPGKEPEQPKTGWVQSSVPGRGAKHPAPPMRLPGRSRRSSWGDSLTSQQAGSSQPCPSPGPAPKPPGLSQKSSVELSPFSTLPATALSTAGSSRTTPDARVTVMSVGVE, from the coding sequence ATGCAGCAGGCTCTAGAAAGAGCTTTGGATCGTGCGGAGTATGTCATTGCAAGTGCCCAACAGAGACCTCCGGAAAGGAAATACCCATCTAATGGGGAGAAGTCTCTCTATGAAAAACTTTATGacatttatgttgaagaatgtgAAAAGGAGCCTGAGGTTACGGAGGAATTAAGAAGCAATGTGAACCTGTTAGAGAAGCTTCTTAGGAGAGAGTCGTTGCCGTGTTTGGTGGTCAACCTGTACCCAGGAAAAGAGGGCTATTCGCTGATGCTCAAGGGGGAACATGGATCGTCTGCAGAGACCATTCGACTGCCCTATGAAGAAGGGCAATTGCTCGAATACTTGGATGCAGAAGAATTACCTCCTGTTTTGGTGGATTTCCTGGAAAAGTCTCAGGTTAACGTTTTTCGTCGTGGGTGTGTCATAGCAGAAATACGGGACTACAGGCAGTCCAGCGGCCGGGAACCTCCCCATTACCAAAGCAGGCATATTCTCCTACGTCCCACGATGCAGACTTTAGCCTGCGATGTAGAGGCCATAGCCAGCGATAATCAGAATTGGACCCAGGAGGACAAACTTTTGCTTGAGAGCCAACTGATCTTAGCTACAGCTGAACCACTGTGTCTAGACCCTTCTATATCAGTGGTCTGCACTGAAAACAGACTGCTCtataacaaacaaaagctgaacacTCTTCCCATGAAAAGGAACTTCAAGAGGCATTCTATGGCCTCTCTGAATCGGCAGCAGGAGCTGTCTCGTCCACCTCCTCCTGAGCTAAGAGCCCTGACTTCCTgcaaaagaataagagaaagtaaaacaggtGGGAATCCCGGCCTCAAAACTTTTAAAGCAGGAAGTTGTGTAGATACGTGGAAACAGAGACCCTGTGACTTGGCCGTACCTTCTCAAGTGGACGTGGAGAAATATGCTAAAGGGAAAAAGTCTGTCGGATACGATGATTCACAACCAACAGTCTGGCCCGTGCATGAGGTACAAGGTGGTCTTGCATTTGGATGTGAGGCTGGCTACCAGTCCCAGGCAACAAGGCTGACCGTCAGGCAGCTGACTGATAATTCACTTGCCTCTGGAAAAGGGTCCGGTAAAGAAGCCACGTGGGAGAGACAGCTgtctcccccccgcccctccgCAGATGGCCATCCCTGCAGTTTCCTGCCCAGGCCAAAGACTGATGCTGGGAGAGTGGTCAGTCGGCCCGAGGAGTCGGTCCAGAAGAGCACCCAGTGTCCAGTGCAGATGTCACACAGCTCCAGTGGCTCCGCCGGTCTCGGGCAACCTTCTCCAGGGAAAGAACCAGAACAGCCTAAGACTGGGTGGGTTCAGTCTTCAGTGCCCGGCAGAGGAGCCAAACATCCAGCTCCACCCATGAGACTTCCTGGGCGCTCGCGAAGGAGCTCCTGGGGTGACAGCCTCACTTCACAGCAGGCAGGGAGCTCTCAGCCATGTCCATCTCCTGGCCCTGCTCCTAAGCCACCAGGTCTTTCCCAGAAATCCTCTGTGGAGCTGAGCCCGTTTAGCACGCTTCCTGCCACCGCCCTGTCCACTGCGGGCTCATCACGGACGACCCCGGATGCCCGGGTCACGGTCATGTCCGTTGGCGTGGAG
- the LOC132357908 gene encoding uncharacterized protein LOC132357908 produces MHSVAALVFSKREEISQASGLGSGWRASIRGPRGLAAGLRAPRGRQVGAVHGGVHLRRRGRGGPAPLLQGAQPGAAPARGRRGQQGHLGRQESAHCTEVNEQDPVPLDPVTPDPGPLDPVPPDPIRLDPVPPDRVSLDPVPPDPVPLHPVPPDPVPPDPVPLDPVSLDPVPPDPMSPDPVPPDPVPLHPVPPDPVPPDPVPPDPVPPDTVPLHPVPLDPVPLHPVPPDPVPPDPVPLDPVPPDRVSPDRVSPDPVPPDPVPPDPVPPDTVPLHPVSPDPVPLHPVSPDPVPLHPVTPDPVPPDPVPLDPVPPDPVPPDRVSLDPVHPDPVPPDPVPPDPVPLHPVSPDPVPLHPVPPDPVPPDPAPLDPVPPDPVPPDRVSLDPVHPDPIPPDPVPPDPVPLHPVPPDSVPLHPVPPDPVPPDPVPLDPVPPDPVPPDPVSLDPVTPDPVPPDPVSLDPVPPDPVPPDPVPLHPVPPDPVPPDPVPLHPVPPDPVPLHPVPPDPVPPDPVPLDPVPPDPGPPDPVSLDPVPPDPVPPDPVPLDPVLPDPVPPDLGMPAAEEAGHRATAGAAWEAAGRGAAAG; encoded by the exons ATGCATTCGGTCGCTGCTCTTGTGTTTTCAAAACGAGAGGAAATCAGCCAGGCCTCAGGGCTTGGGAGCGGCTGGCGGGCCTCTATCCGCGGTCCCCGCGGCCTGGCTGCTGGGCTGCGGGCCCCGAGGGGGCGGCAAGTCGGCGCCGTGCACGGTGGAGTGCACCTGCGGCGGCGGGGCCGCGGAGGCCCGGCCCCTCTGCTGCAGGGGGCTCAGCCCGGGGCGGCTCCAGCCAGAGGCCGGCGGGGACAACAAGGGCACCTGGGGCGGCAGGAATCCGCCCACTGCACTGAGGTGAACGAGCAAG ACCCTGTACCCCTGGACCCTGTGACCCCGGACCCTGGACCCCTGGACCCTGTGCCCCCGGACCCCATACGCCTGGACCCCGTACCACCGGACCGTGTGTCCCTGGACCCTGTACCCCCGGACCCCGTACCCCTGCACCCTGTACCCCCGGACCCTGTGCCCCCGGACCCTGTACCCCTGGACCCCGTGTCCCTGGACCCTGTACCCCCGGACCCCATGTCCCCGGACCCCGTACCCCCGGACCCCGTACCCCTGCACCCTGTACCCCCGGACCCTGTACCCCCGGACCCCGTACCCCCGGACCCTGTACCCCCGGACACTGTACCCCTGCACCCTGTGCCCCTGGACCCTGTACCCCTGCACCCTGTACCCCCGGACCCTGTGCCCCCGGACCCTGTACCCCTGGACCCCGTGCCCCCGGACCGTGTGTCCCCGGACCGTGTGTCCCCGGACCCTGTACCCCCGGACCCCGTACCCCCGGACCCTGTACCCCCAGACACTGTACCCCTGCACCCTGTGTCCCCGGACCCTGTACCCCTGCACCCTGTGTCCCCGGACCCTGTACCCCTGCACCCTGTAACCCCGGACCCTGTGCCCCCGGACCCCGTACCCCTGGACCCCGTGCCCCCGGACCCCGTACCCCCGGACCGTGTGTCCCTGGACCCTGTACACCCGGACCCCGTACCCCCGGACCCTGTACCCCCAGACCCTGTACCCCTGCACCCTGTGTCCCCGGACCCTGTACCCCTGCACCCTGTACCCCCGGACCCCGTGCCCCCGGACCCCGCACCCCTGGATCCCGTGCCCCCGGACCCCGTACCCCCGGACCGTGTGTCCCTGGACCCTGTACACCCGGACCCCATACCCCCGGACCCTGTACCCCCAGACCCTGTACCCCTGCACCCTGTGCCCCCGGACTCTGTACCCCTGCACCCTGTACCCCCGGACCCTGTGCCCCCGGACCCTGTGCCCCTGGACCCCGTGCCCCCGGACCCCGTACCCCCGGACCCTGTGTCCCTGGACCCCGTAACCCCGGACCCCGTACCCCCGGACCCTGTGTCCCTGGACCCCGTACCCCCGGACCCTGTACCCCCAGACCCTGTACCCCTGCACCCTGTGCCCCCGGACCCTGTACCCCCGGACCCTGTACCCCTGCACCCTGTGCCCCCGGATCCTGTACCCCTGCACCCTGTACCCCCGGACCCTGTGCCCCCGGACCCTGTACCCCTGGACCCTGTGCCCCCGGACCCCGGACCCCCGGACCCTGTGTCCCTGGACCCCGTACCCCCGGACCCCGTGCCCCCGGACCCTGTACCCCTGGACCCCGTACTCCCGGACCCCGTGCCCCCAGACCTTGGGATGCCGGCAGCCGAGGAGGCGGGGCACAGGGCCACTGCGGGGGCCGCTTGGGAAGCAGCTGGGAGAGGCGCGGCTGCGGG CTGA